A genomic stretch from Deinococcus multiflagellatus includes:
- a CDS encoding response regulator, producing MLEHTLDTPGRPITLLLVDDHPVVRKGTRELLESESDLRVVGEAGSGEEAIARARELTPDVILMDVSMPGMNGIDATKAIKAIQPGVGVLVLTSYDDDAYVFALLEAGAAGYLLKNASEDDLLGAVRAVAAGESALHPSVARKVLERFSTHTTPTPPEDDLSPRELEVLRVAATGRTNKEIARDLDISPRTVQVHLANIFSKLGVGSRTEAVLYGIKRGWIDPKSL from the coding sequence ATGCTGGAACACACGCTGGACACCCCGGGCCGCCCCATCACGCTGCTGCTGGTGGACGATCACCCCGTGGTGCGCAAGGGCACGCGCGAACTGCTGGAAAGCGAAAGCGACCTGCGCGTGGTGGGCGAGGCCGGCAGCGGCGAGGAAGCCATTGCCCGCGCCCGTGAACTCACCCCCGACGTGATCCTGATGGACGTTTCCATGCCGGGCATGAACGGCATTGACGCCACCAAGGCCATCAAGGCGATTCAGCCGGGGGTGGGTGTGCTGGTGCTCACCAGCTACGACGACGACGCCTACGTGTTCGCCCTGCTGGAAGCGGGCGCGGCCGGCTACCTGCTGAAAAACGCCTCGGAGGACGACCTGCTGGGCGCGGTGCGGGCGGTGGCGGCGGGCGAGAGCGCGCTGCACCCCAGTGTGGCCCGGAAGGTGCTCGAACGCTTTTCCACCCACACCACGCCCACGCCCCCCGAAGACGACCTCTCGCCGCGTGAACTGGAGGTGCTGCGGGTGGCGGCCACCGGGCGCACCAACAAGGAGATTGCGCGCGACCTGGACATCAGCCCGCGCACGGTGCAGGTGCACCTGGCCAACATCTTTTCCAAGCTGGGCGTGGGCAGCCGCACCGAGGCGGTGCTGTACGGCATCAAGCGCGGCTGGATTGATCCCAAGAGCCTGTAG
- a CDS encoding ABC transporter substrate-binding protein, with translation MKRSSLGALALATLALTLAACNNKGGTASTGKQDTLVVQQSSDVPTLDPGATYDTGSGQIVENLYETLLTYKGSSLDELEPLLATEWTEGKGGREYRFTLREGVKFHTGNPMTCADAEYTFRRNLVTNHADSGNWFIAESLLGTGANANDDKTITWQRITDAVKCDGQTLVFTLPKPDPAFLAKLAYVGQSIVDSKHAAEIGEWDGTEATWKKAVGTDLTNSPLSQKPSGTGAYRLVEKSATSVTATAFDDYWGEKPKIKNVLISRADELAPRIQAFLKGDADLIETGGRAVIKAQLEGKDGVVVLDDLPDTTASALSLNQNIKGKAIGSGKLDGQGIPANFFSDVDVRRGFVAAFDIPTYIEEVQTGKGEPRNFLLPETFPGYDPSVEAAKFDPEIAKAAFQRAWGGQVWDKGFAVNISYRAGSVPAQTAMEILKKNIEALNPKFKVNIVAKAWSDLLKAGNAGTEPMITTSWAPDYADPDNFVHTFYSSEGYYNPRIGAGDQQIDAWINEARSTTDTARRDELYSQIARRAQELALYIILPSNPGFVVHRDNLQGVSEATYNPMTSFTTGTLWRKLSKS, from the coding sequence ATGAAACGGAGCTCTCTCGGCGCCCTGGCGCTGGCCACCCTGGCCCTCACGCTGGCGGCCTGCAACAACAAGGGCGGCACCGCCTCCACCGGCAAGCAAGACACCTTGGTGGTGCAGCAGTCGTCCGACGTGCCTACGCTGGACCCCGGCGCCACCTATGACACCGGCAGCGGCCAGATTGTGGAAAACCTGTACGAAACCCTGCTGACCTACAAGGGAAGCAGCCTTGACGAGCTGGAGCCCCTGCTGGCCACCGAGTGGACCGAGGGCAAAGGCGGGCGCGAGTACCGCTTTACCCTGCGCGAAGGCGTGAAATTCCACACCGGCAACCCCATGACCTGCGCCGACGCGGAGTACACCTTCCGGCGCAATCTGGTGACCAACCACGCCGACAGCGGCAACTGGTTCATCGCCGAGTCGCTGCTGGGCACGGGCGCCAACGCCAACGACGACAAGACCATCACCTGGCAGCGCATCACGGACGCCGTGAAATGCGACGGCCAGACCCTGGTGTTCACCCTGCCCAAGCCGGACCCCGCGTTCCTGGCCAAGCTGGCCTACGTGGGCCAGAGCATCGTGGACAGCAAACACGCCGCCGAAATTGGCGAGTGGGACGGCACCGAGGCCACCTGGAAAAAGGCCGTGGGCACCGACCTGACCAACAGCCCGCTGTCCCAGAAACCCAGCGGCACCGGGGCTTACCGCCTGGTGGAGAAGTCGGCCACTTCGGTCACGGCGACGGCATTTGATGACTACTGGGGCGAAAAGCCCAAGATCAAGAACGTGCTGATCAGCCGCGCAGATGAGCTGGCCCCGCGCATTCAGGCCTTCCTGAAAGGCGACGCCGACCTGATCGAAACGGGCGGACGCGCGGTCATCAAGGCGCAGTTGGAGGGCAAAGACGGCGTGGTGGTGCTCGACGACCTGCCCGATACCACCGCCTCGGCGCTGAGCCTGAACCAGAACATCAAGGGCAAGGCCATTGGCAGCGGCAAACTGGACGGCCAGGGCATTCCCGCCAATTTCTTCAGCGATGTGGACGTGCGCCGCGGCTTCGTGGCGGCCTTTGATATCCCCACCTACATTGAGGAGGTGCAGACCGGGAAGGGCGAGCCGCGCAACTTCCTGCTGCCGGAAACCTTCCCTGGCTATGACCCTTCGGTGGAGGCCGCCAAGTTTGACCCCGAGATCGCCAAGGCCGCCTTCCAGCGGGCCTGGGGCGGGCAGGTGTGGGACAAGGGCTTCGCCGTGAACATTTCCTACCGTGCGGGCAGCGTGCCGGCCCAAACGGCGATGGAAATCCTGAAAAAGAACATTGAAGCCCTGAACCCCAAGTTCAAGGTGAATATTGTGGCCAAGGCGTGGAGCGACCTGCTCAAGGCCGGCAACGCCGGCACCGAGCCGATGATCACCACCAGCTGGGCCCCGGACTACGCCGACCCGGATAACTTCGTGCACACCTTCTACTCGTCGGAGGGCTACTACAACCCGCGCATCGGAGCCGGCGACCAGCAGATTGACGCCTGGATCAATGAGGCGCGCTCCACCACCGACACGGCCCGCCGCGACGAGCTGTACTCGCAGATTGCCCGCCGCGCCCAGGAACTGGCGCTGTACATCATTCTGCCCAGTAACCCGGGCTTCGTGGTGCACCGCGACAACCTGCAGGGCGTGAGCGAGGCCACCTACAACCCCATGACCTCGTTTACCACTGGCACACTGTGGCGCAAACTTAGCAAGAGCTGA
- a CDS encoding Hsp33 family molecular chaperone HslO, whose protein sequence is MTLSLPDSYLLRGTAAGGTLRLVGMESSRIVEDARLRHGLSKTATAALGRTLTASALLAVVLGKRTDSRVNLRLEGNGPVGWVVAEGSADGRVRGYVRHPDADLPLRESDGKLDVRGIVGQEGEIAVTRLLDNGEPYTGSAHLVSGEIAEDVSTYLGVSEQIPNAVLLGVYEEGGRVAHAGGLLIQAMPGVSDETLGRLEANVRAMGQLTDHLRRGGLLAALERAAEGLDLRLAAEAQPARFECRCSRQKAQDSLKFFSAAERQDMIETGGQEIVCHWCGERYQITPAEIEALDQGGAHALA, encoded by the coding sequence ATGACCCTCTCCCTCCCCGATTCCTATCTTCTGCGCGGCACCGCCGCCGGCGGCACCCTGCGGCTGGTGGGCATGGAGTCCTCGCGCATTGTGGAAGACGCCCGGCTGCGCCACGGCCTGAGCAAAACGGCCACGGCGGCCCTGGGCCGCACCCTGACCGCCAGCGCCCTGCTGGCCGTGGTGCTCGGCAAACGCACCGACAGCCGCGTGAACCTGCGCCTTGAGGGGAACGGCCCGGTGGGCTGGGTGGTGGCCGAAGGCAGCGCCGACGGCCGCGTGCGCGGCTACGTGCGCCACCCGGACGCTGACCTGCCGCTGCGGGAAAGCGACGGCAAGCTGGACGTGCGCGGCATCGTGGGCCAGGAGGGCGAAATCGCCGTGACCCGCCTGCTGGACAACGGCGAGCCCTACACCGGCAGTGCCCACCTGGTGAGTGGCGAGATCGCCGAGGACGTGAGCACCTACCTGGGCGTTTCCGAGCAGATTCCGAACGCGGTGCTGCTGGGGGTCTATGAAGAAGGTGGGCGCGTGGCCCACGCAGGCGGGCTGCTGATTCAGGCCATGCCCGGGGTCAGTGACGAGACCCTGGGGCGGCTGGAGGCCAACGTGCGCGCCATGGGCCAGCTGACCGACCACCTGCGCCGCGGGGGGCTGCTGGCCGCCCTGGAGCGCGCCGCCGAGGGCCTGGACCTGCGCCTGGCCGCCGAGGCCCAGCCGGCCCGTTTTGAATGCCGCTGCTCGCGGCAAAAGGCCCAGGACAGCCTGAAGTTTTTCAGCGCCGCCGAGCGTCAGGACATGATCGAGACCGGCGGCCAGGAGATCGTGTGTCACTGGTGCGGTGAGCGCTACCAGATCACCCCAGCCGAGATTGAGGCGCTGGACCAGGGCGGCGCCCACGCCCTGGCCTGA
- a CDS encoding lasso peptide biosynthesis B2 protein → MTRPDLQLVARALTTPPHALAAPWLPHVRAAGLGGALRARLPQDHPWRPALRADALGQGARHAVIRRAVFALYTRWLDAGIPAILIKGFALAEFEYAHDGARFYGDVDVLIPPDPETVVRAVNVALAHGWRSDGLHAHPEAWTHESVHLLSPDGQVRLDVHRFLPSNWLAGTARSAALSRGLWQRARQVNWQGVPALRLHPLDEVVVAIALGRCWGGDRGGLKGADYLDLELLCRHYGLQAAELAAHAAHLGATQTWKAFWQLCNPLQGQLELRPAVTAPLLQAAAARDGVKRRPQVLGRLRRVLELAPYLFTGLGDMLRAMWAVRRGGDPRTHLQGWTPATAVHIRLSLPQVNRTVSAVRLLTRWLHPRQKREGVCVPRAYATYRALRRLGYPAVFVSGVARSGAGVTGHAWVESDRGPLDAYGEPFNRRQFRVLFQWPPQD, encoded by the coding sequence ATGACCCGCCCCGATCTTCAGCTGGTGGCGCGCGCGCTGACCACGCCGCCCCATGCACTGGCCGCGCCGTGGCTGCCGCATGTCCGGGCCGCGGGGCTGGGGGGCGCCCTGCGCGCCCGGTTGCCCCAGGACCATCCCTGGCGCCCGGCCCTGCGCGCCGACGCCCTGGGCCAGGGCGCGCGCCACGCCGTGATCCGCAGGGCGGTCTTCGCCCTGTACACGCGCTGGCTGGACGCCGGCATCCCGGCCATCCTGATCAAGGGGTTTGCCCTCGCCGAGTTCGAGTACGCCCACGACGGCGCGCGCTTTTACGGGGACGTGGACGTGCTGATTCCCCCCGACCCCGAAACGGTGGTTCGGGCGGTCAATGTGGCGCTGGCCCACGGCTGGCGCAGTGACGGCCTGCACGCCCACCCCGAGGCCTGGACCCACGAAAGCGTGCATCTGCTCAGCCCGGACGGCCAGGTGCGTCTGGATGTCCACCGGTTTCTGCCCAGCAACTGGCTGGCAGGCACCGCGCGCAGCGCCGCTCTCTCGCGGGGCCTGTGGCAGCGGGCCCGGCAGGTGAACTGGCAGGGCGTTCCCGCGCTGAGGCTGCACCCACTGGATGAGGTGGTCGTGGCCATTGCGCTGGGGCGCTGCTGGGGTGGAGACCGGGGCGGGCTCAAGGGCGCGGACTATCTGGACCTGGAGCTGCTGTGCCGTCACTACGGACTGCAGGCGGCCGAACTCGCCGCCCACGCTGCCCACCTGGGTGCCACCCAGACCTGGAAGGCTTTCTGGCAACTGTGTAATCCGCTGCAGGGACAACTGGAATTGCGACCTGCCGTTACGGCGCCGCTCCTGCAGGCGGCGGCGGCGCGCGACGGTGTCAAGCGGCGGCCGCAGGTGCTGGGCCGGCTGCGGCGCGTGCTGGAGCTGGCCCCCTACCTGTTCACTGGCCTGGGGGACATGCTGCGCGCGATGTGGGCCGTGCGGCGGGGCGGTGATCCCCGCACCCATCTGCAGGGTTGGACCCCGGCCACCGCCGTTCACATCCGCCTGAGCTTGCCACAGGTGAACCGCACAGTCAGTGCGGTGCGGCTGCTCACCCGCTGGCTGCACCCCCGCCAGAAACGCGAGGGGGTGTGTGTGCCGCGCGCTTACGCCACCTACCGCGCCCTGCGCCGCCTGGGCTACCCGGCGGTGTTCGTGAGCGGCGTGGCGCGCAGCGGCGCGGGGGTCACCGGGCATGCGTGGGTGGAAAGCGACCGGGGCCCCCTGGACGCGTACGGCGAGCCCTTCAACCGCCGGCAGTTTCGCGTGCTGTTTCAGTGGCCGCCACAGGATTAG
- a CDS encoding PqqD family protein — protein MWRAADDLLITDLDDELILMQASRGEMFGLNASGRVVWQALPAHEAQLAAALQQTFGLDAAQAQADVAALLADLQRRGLVQRS, from the coding sequence ATGTGGCGCGCCGCAGACGACCTGTTGATCACCGATCTGGACGACGAACTGATTCTCATGCAGGCCAGCCGGGGCGAGATGTTTGGCCTGAACGCCAGCGGCCGGGTGGTGTGGCAGGCCCTGCCGGCCCACGAGGCGCAGCTGGCCGCCGCCCTGCAGCAGACCTTCGGCCTGGACGCCGCCCAGGCCCAGGCCGATGTGGCCGCGCTGCTGGCCGACTTGCAGCGCCGGGGGCTGGTTCAGCGCTCGTGA
- a CDS encoding ExeM/NucH family extracellular endonuclease, which translates to MKSVNALMLVGLLALSACSAPTTVTPPATPVATTPAKPNPAKTFGLYELRVNGLSAQGDASVSRVGLGAQAAEVPFDQLSFDRISMSNLSDPGNRVVHMTAAFRVTNNTGSTITLPTFIPVDTDGSYATDGQTPFRNVKTRTGAPISASGMAVEQGHTNSGGPIAPDPAATPFLTNIDSGTVTISVPAGSTAPNVGHRGWQSAAALAPGASQIVTFAARVPMQGTDLGDNDPFSFSLVFSVADNPGTVAGLRGIHEVQGSTPSGSVASPLNGQAVTLEGVVTAVTPGLQGFFLQEEVIDTDGVATTSEGVFVFCAATCPAGLAAGDRVRVSGTVAEFQGGTQISTPTVTRLGTGAPLPDAQTLTLPLPVAQRERFEGMRVTVSGTVTNNFPLGRYGSFDIADARIPNFTQVNAPNASAYSAYQTAAKDRFIRIDDASRLQNPDPEIFARGGQPLSALNTLRGGDSVTATGVLNEGNETTTAGTTSGGALDTYRIQAAQTDVAVSPTNPRLNAPEAVGGSLRVGSMNVLNYFTTLAGSNSGCTPNGVDSVNSRGATDCEEFLRQQTKIVKAIAGLNPDVLGILEMQNDFDRGAYSSVASLVNALNTEVGAGTYAYINPGRKVGSDAISVAMIYKPAAVDPVGTLAILDNSVNPTYTDTCNRPTWAQTFQSKTNGGRFTAVMMHLKSKGSVCAATSDADVGDGQGNGYIARRNAANAIVSWLGTNPTGVQEDDRILMGDYNAYAQEEPLSLLAQGGYGNLFGANVYSYQFDGQWGSLDQATASASMAAQVTGKTKWHINADEPIVLDYNKEFKSAGQIASYYSADPFRSSDHDPILVGMDLTAQAPIAPTPRLLLTPDTASVTTVVGSTNTVTFTASNENISGPVTVTVTPLNGAPSVVTAPSSVTSDAAFNVTVSAPNGTLPGTYTYEVKAQNGAYVDTSTLTVTVRAPVNHVVISQAYGAGGNGSGSTGAPYRNDFIEIFNPTSVNQSLNGLFLHFTSANSAFTGTPLALNNVTLAPGQYYLVQCAAGANTAVPTLPNPDQTNCTFAMGGTSFKVALTNTNVAPGTGSPVGGNIVDFVGAAANQFEGPGAAPAPSNANSVQRKSAGCQDTDQNNLDFVAAPVAPRSSVSPLAPCS; encoded by the coding sequence ATGAAGTCCGTTAACGCCCTGATGCTGGTGGGCCTGCTGGCCCTGAGCGCCTGCAGCGCCCCCACCACCGTGACCCCGCCGGCCACGCCCGTGGCGACCACGCCGGCCAAACCCAACCCGGCCAAGACCTTTGGCCTGTACGAACTGCGCGTCAACGGCCTGAGCGCCCAGGGCGACGCCAGCGTGAGCCGGGTGGGCCTGGGCGCCCAGGCGGCCGAAGTGCCCTTTGACCAGCTGAGCTTCGACCGCATCAGCATGAGCAATCTGTCAGACCCCGGCAACCGCGTGGTGCACATGACCGCCGCCTTCCGGGTGACCAACAACACGGGAAGCACCATCACGCTGCCCACCTTCATTCCCGTGGACACCGACGGCAGCTACGCCACCGATGGCCAGACGCCCTTTCGCAACGTCAAGACCCGCACGGGTGCGCCGATCAGTGCCAGTGGCATGGCGGTGGAGCAGGGGCACACCAACAGCGGCGGCCCGATTGCGCCCGACCCTGCGGCCACCCCTTTCCTGACCAACATTGACAGCGGCACCGTGACCATCAGCGTGCCGGCCGGCAGCACCGCCCCCAACGTGGGTCACCGGGGCTGGCAGAGCGCAGCGGCCCTGGCCCCCGGCGCCTCGCAGATCGTGACCTTTGCCGCGCGCGTGCCGATGCAGGGCACGGACCTTGGCGACAACGATCCGTTCAGCTTCAGCCTCGTGTTCTCGGTGGCGGACAACCCCGGCACCGTGGCGGGCCTGCGCGGCATCCACGAGGTGCAGGGCAGCACGCCCAGCGGCAGCGTGGCCAGCCCCCTGAACGGCCAGGCCGTCACGCTCGAAGGCGTGGTCACCGCCGTGACGCCGGGCCTGCAAGGCTTCTTTCTTCAGGAAGAAGTGATTGACACCGACGGCGTGGCCACCACCAGCGAAGGGGTGTTCGTGTTCTGCGCCGCCACCTGCCCCGCCGGCCTGGCCGCGGGTGACCGCGTCCGCGTGAGCGGCACGGTGGCCGAGTTCCAGGGCGGCACCCAGATCTCCACCCCCACCGTGACCCGCCTGGGCACCGGCGCGCCGCTGCCCGACGCCCAGACGCTGACCCTGCCGCTGCCCGTGGCCCAGCGTGAACGCTTTGAAGGCATGCGCGTCACGGTGTCCGGCACGGTCACCAACAACTTCCCCCTGGGCCGCTACGGCAGCTTCGACATTGCCGACGCGCGCATTCCCAACTTCACCCAGGTCAATGCGCCCAACGCCTCGGCCTACAGCGCCTACCAGACGGCAGCAAAAGACCGGTTTATCCGCATTGACGACGCCAGCCGTCTGCAGAACCCGGACCCCGAAATCTTTGCCCGGGGCGGCCAGCCCCTGAGCGCCCTGAACACCCTGCGGGGTGGCGACAGCGTCACCGCCACGGGCGTGCTGAACGAGGGGAACGAAACCACCACGGCGGGCACGACCTCGGGCGGCGCGCTGGACACCTACCGGATTCAGGCGGCGCAGACTGATGTGGCCGTCAGCCCCACCAACCCGCGTCTGAATGCCCCCGAAGCCGTGGGCGGCAGCCTGCGCGTGGGCAGCATGAACGTGCTGAACTACTTCACCACGCTGGCTGGCAGCAACAGCGGCTGCACCCCGAACGGGGTGGACAGCGTGAATTCGCGCGGCGCCACCGACTGCGAAGAGTTCCTGCGCCAGCAGACCAAGATCGTCAAGGCGATTGCGGGCCTGAACCCCGACGTGCTGGGCATTCTGGAAATGCAGAATGATTTCGACAGGGGCGCTTACAGCTCGGTGGCCTCGCTCGTGAATGCCCTGAACACGGAAGTGGGCGCCGGCACCTACGCTTACATCAACCCCGGGCGCAAGGTGGGCAGCGACGCCATCAGCGTGGCCATGATCTACAAGCCCGCCGCTGTGGATCCGGTGGGCACCCTGGCGATTTTGGACAACTCGGTCAACCCCACCTACACCGACACCTGTAACCGCCCCACCTGGGCCCAGACCTTCCAGAGCAAGACCAACGGCGGGCGCTTCACGGCCGTCATGATGCACCTCAAGAGCAAGGGCAGCGTCTGCGCCGCGACCAGCGACGCTGATGTGGGCGACGGCCAGGGCAACGGGTACATTGCCCGGCGCAACGCCGCCAACGCCATTGTGAGCTGGCTGGGCACCAACCCCACGGGCGTGCAGGAAGACGACCGCATCCTGATGGGCGACTACAACGCCTACGCCCAGGAAGAGCCCCTGAGCCTCCTGGCCCAGGGCGGGTACGGCAACCTGTTTGGCGCCAATGTCTACTCCTACCAGTTTGACGGCCAGTGGGGCAGCCTGGACCAGGCCACGGCCTCGGCCAGCATGGCCGCGCAGGTGACCGGCAAGACCAAGTGGCACATCAATGCCGACGAACCAATCGTCCTGGACTACAACAAGGAGTTCAAGAGCGCCGGGCAGATCGCGAGCTACTACAGCGCCGATCCCTTCCGCAGCAGTGACCACGACCCCATCCTGGTGGGCATGGACCTGACGGCGCAGGCGCCCATTGCGCCGACCCCCCGCCTGCTGCTGACCCCGGATACGGCGAGTGTCACGACCGTCGTGGGGAGCACGAACACCGTGACCTTTACCGCCAGCAATGAAAACATTTCTGGACCCGTGACCGTCACCGTGACCCCCCTCAACGGCGCCCCCAGCGTGGTCACCGCCCCCAGCTCTGTGACGTCCGACGCGGCCTTTAACGTCACCGTGAGCGCGCCCAACGGCACGCTGCCCGGCACCTACACCTATGAGGTGAAGGCCCAGAACGGCGCCTATGTGGACACCAGCACGCTGACGGTGACGGTCCGCGCGCCGGTCAACCACGTGGTGATCAGCCAGGCCTACGGAGCGGGCGGCAACGGCTCAGGGAGCACCGGAGCGCCTTACCGCAACGACTTCATTGAGATCTTCAACCCCACCAGCGTGAACCAGAGCCTCAACGGTCTGTTCTTGCACTTCACCAGCGCCAATAGCGCGTTCACGGGCACGCCCCTGGCCCTCAACAACGTGACCCTGGCGCCCGGGCAGTACTACCTGGTGCAGTGTGCTGCGGGCGCGAACACGGCCGTCCCCACCCTGCCCAACCCCGACCAGACCAACTGCACCTTCGCGATGGGTGGAACTTCGTTCAAGGTGGCGCTGACCAACACGAACGTGGCGCCTGGAACAGGCTCGCCTGTCGGCGGCAACATTGTGGACTTTGTGGGCGCTGCCGCGAACCAGTTCGAGGGACCCGGCGCCGCCCCCGCCCCCAGCAACGCCAACAGCGTGCAGCGCAAGAGCGCCGGCTGCCAGGACACCGATCAGAACAACCTGGACTTCGTGGCCGCTCCTGTGGCGCCCCGCAGCAGCGTGAGCCCGCTGGCGCCCTGCTCCTAA
- a CDS encoding GrpB family protein, whose product MLPSFPAGFPAAEHDLKAALGDFLARGRPDGVFALAPGGPGSVPALADLDLPELHLDLLPEVPSAAQVQGLRALGYVPAQAPGEWTHPGGWRLVLCDHGSGWRAAQAALRDLLRADAGAVQTYRDVFLCQGRRAADEALAPVALAHHARTVGFTPAQQVADLFGPLDGLWLFAAGTALDLHLGRVARPHDDLDVVVDRAAQAQLPALLAGWRLDVPVDGVYQPYTGPLDAPLHQLHARHPNLRGVQMLDVLLSDLSGDLWRYRRDPRLTLPLHRARRLGPAGLPYLAPEAVLLFKAGAAGRDPRSKDEADFGRVAPTLDAEGRAWLRWALEETQPGHHWLAELG is encoded by the coding sequence ATGCTTCCCTCCTTCCCGGCCGGGTTCCCGGCGGCTGAACACGACCTGAAAGCGGCCCTGGGTGACTTCCTGGCCCGGGGCCGCCCGGACGGCGTGTTTGCCCTGGCGCCCGGCGGCCCAGGCAGCGTGCCCGCCCTGGCCGATCTGGACCTGCCTGAACTGCACCTGGACCTGCTGCCCGAGGTGCCCAGCGCGGCGCAGGTGCAGGGGCTACGTGCCCTGGGGTATGTGCCCGCGCAGGCCCCCGGCGAGTGGACCCACCCGGGCGGCTGGCGACTGGTGCTGTGTGACCACGGCTCGGGCTGGCGGGCGGCGCAGGCGGCCCTGCGCGACCTGCTGCGGGCCGACGCGGGGGCGGTCCAGACCTACCGCGACGTTTTTCTCTGCCAGGGTCGCCGGGCCGCCGACGAAGCGCTGGCCCCGGTGGCCCTGGCCCACCACGCCCGGACGGTGGGGTTCACGCCCGCCCAGCAGGTGGCTGACCTTTTCGGGCCCCTGGACGGGCTCTGGCTGTTCGCCGCCGGCACCGCGCTGGACCTGCACCTGGGCCGCGTGGCCCGTCCCCACGACGACTTGGACGTGGTGGTGGACCGGGCGGCCCAGGCGCAGCTGCCCGCGTTGCTGGCGGGGTGGCGGCTGGACGTGCCGGTGGACGGGGTGTATCAGCCTTACACCGGCCCTCTGGACGCGCCCCTGCACCAGCTGCACGCCCGGCACCCTAACCTGCGCGGCGTGCAGATGCTGGACGTGCTGCTGAGTGACCTGAGCGGTGACCTGTGGCGCTACCGGCGCGATCCCCGTCTGACCCTCCCCCTGCACCGGGCCCGGCGCCTGGGCCCGGCCGGCCTGCCGTATCTGGCGCCCGAAGCGGTGCTGCTGTTTAAAGCTGGCGCCGCTGGCCGCGATCCCCGCAGCAAGGACGAGGCCGATTTTGGGCGGGTGGCCCCCACCCTGGATGCAGAGGGGAGGGCGTGGCTGCGCTGGGCGTTGGAGGAAACGCAGCCGGGGCACCACTGGCTGGCTGAGCTGGGATAA
- a CDS encoding S1C family serine protease: MKGRGLGIMLVLVGLGLGATLLRDQVPTGSAQPAAQAPLNESGARLQNEQNTIDVVGRFEPGLVFISTEDVVAQDPFAMMFGAAPDQVRQGLGSGFFVNEAGDILTNYHVVAGEDGQGAADRITVRVMNQEQSVPAEVIGLAPQYDLALIRAPGLAKTLIRPIPLGDSDALKVGQKAIAMGAPFGLDFSVTEGIVSSTSRQIPIGFSATGGEGGGITQKAIQTDAAINPGNSGGPLLDSSGRVIGINTQIYSPSGQATGVGQSAGVGFAIPINTARSLLPRLQAARGQVVGAPDLGVTPGLLVQSQGRVLPVGLSVLSTRGKRELELPDRGLVVGAVRPGSPAARAALRPGTREEAFRGGVIVLGGDVITAADRQLVDAFEDLQSVLIDRKEGDPVTLTVVRGGQTRTVQLTLDASAFRVQGR, encoded by the coding sequence ATGAAAGGCAGAGGACTGGGAATCATGCTGGTGCTGGTGGGCCTGGGGCTGGGCGCCACCCTGCTGCGCGATCAGGTGCCCACCGGGAGCGCGCAGCCAGCGGCCCAGGCGCCACTGAACGAAAGCGGCGCGCGGCTGCAGAACGAACAGAACACCATTGACGTGGTGGGGCGTTTTGAGCCGGGGCTGGTCTTTATCAGCACCGAGGACGTGGTGGCCCAGGACCCGTTCGCCATGATGTTCGGCGCCGCGCCGGACCAGGTGCGCCAGGGGCTGGGCAGCGGCTTTTTCGTGAATGAGGCGGGCGACATCCTGACGAACTACCATGTGGTGGCTGGCGAAGACGGCCAGGGCGCCGCCGACCGCATCACCGTGCGGGTCATGAACCAGGAACAGAGTGTGCCCGCCGAGGTGATCGGGCTGGCGCCGCAGTACGACCTCGCGCTGATCCGCGCGCCGGGGCTGGCCAAAACCCTGATCCGGCCGATTCCGCTGGGGGACAGCGACGCCCTGAAGGTGGGCCAGAAGGCCATTGCGATGGGCGCGCCCTTCGGGCTGGACTTCAGCGTGACCGAGGGCATCGTGAGCAGCACCTCGCGGCAGATTCCCATTGGCTTCTCGGCCACGGGGGGCGAGGGGGGCGGCATCACCCAGAAGGCCATCCAGACCGACGCCGCCATCAACCCCGGCAACAGCGGCGGGCCCCTGCTGGACAGCAGCGGGCGCGTCATCGGCATTAACACCCAGATTTACTCGCCCAGCGGGCAGGCCACCGGCGTGGGCCAAAGTGCCGGCGTGGGCTTCGCCATTCCCATCAACACCGCGCGCAGCCTCCTGCCGCGCCTGCAGGCCGCCCGGGGGCAGGTGGTGGGGGCGCCAGACCTCGGCGTGACCCCGGGGCTGCTGGTGCAGTCGCAGGGCCGGGTGCTGCCCGTGGGCCTGAGCGTGCTGTCCACGCGCGGCAAGCGCGAACTGGAGCTGCCCGACCGGGGGCTGGTGGTGGGCGCCGTGCGGCCGGGCAGCCCCGCCGCGCGCGCGGCCCTGCGCCCCGGCACCCGCGAAGAGGCCTTCCGGGGCGGCGTGATCGTGCTGGGCGGCGACGTGATTACCGCCGCCGACCGGCAGCTGGTGGACGCCTTCGAGGACCTGCAGTCGGTCCTCATTGACAGGAAGGAGGGCGACCCCGTCACCCTGACCGTGGTGCGCGGCGGCCAGACCCGCACCGTGCAGCTCACCCTGGACGCCTCGGCCTTCCGGGTGCAGGGGCGGTGA